The genomic window TCAACTGAGAGGAAATCTGAGCAGGTTCAGAGCGATTCGAGAGAGTAGGCTATTGATTCCTCCCCGAGAAGTCAGAATCAGCCGAGAGCGAATTCTGAGAGCAATGAGGGAGAGAGGGGGAAAATTCAGTCCGAAAACCTCCGATGACTCCGTAAATATGCCATCTAAGAGCCTCTATCTTCGAGGACTGATATCTCATAAAGTACCGGCTTCAGACTGACTTAAAGCATCTGAAACACTTCCTTAATGTTCCTGAGTCGTCTGTAACTGCACGAATGCCAAGAAATTGTGGCTGGTGTGGAGCATCGACTGACGAGATCGCGCTGAAGGTATCGGACATTGATGATCGGAAAATAGCGATGGAACTCGATGAATTGCTTCAATCAGGAGAATTGGTTGTTTGTGAGTCTTGTACCGCTCGATTAGCTGGGAAGATGTACCGGCTAAAACTCGCACTCGGACTCAATCCAGATTCAAGCGATGAAGAGCTTGCAGAGCAGATGATTACTATGGTTGATTTCGTTCATTCGGAACCACCGAAACGTGACTGGGAAGCATCCCTTCCAAGCGAGAGGTCCAACTCAATGAAGTGAACGCCGCTTGTCTCAATCCAATTGTTCTGCGTGGATGAGGCTCATCTCTCAAATTTCCATAGCTATCCCAGGCTCTGTAATAATTTGGTTAGAGTCCTCAACCCGAAGGAGAGGCCCCTTTGGGGGTCTACTCGTCCAAGTCCCGCGCCGCTTCGACCTTCTCGAAGACGAGCGAGTACCCCTCCTTAGTGAAGCGGTACTTGCTCGGGTCGGCGTAGGGCTGGAGGACCGTTCGACCGACGACCCCGTTCACCTTGTTCTTGACCTCGTTGAAGTCGTACTCGTTGTCGACCTCATCGAGGAGGTCCCGCGTTATGCCCTCGCGTTCGCACACCTGGTCAACCAGAGTGTGGAGGGCACTCGCGTTCCCCCAAGGTGCCGCGTTCCGCGTGTCGCGGTCGGAGTCGTACTCGACGTCCAGGATGATGGGGTTCGTCCCTCCCTGGAATTCCTTCACGAGGTAACCGTCCTCAGTCAGGTCGTTCAGGAGCCGGGTGTAGTCCAGCGAAGTGAGGACCCGGTCCTTATCGTCGATGACATCCTCGACGTCGTCCGCACCCGCCACGTCGTCGCAGAGGTCGGGGCGGTTGAACGTCTGAGGCCCGTGGACGTGGGCGATGGTCAGTACTACTCGTTGTCGGGCCGTGGAGAGTTCATCCCACGGCGTTCGGTCGCTATCGTCGGTAGGTGAGTCCTTGGTCGAACTCATTCGTGTAGACCCGCGACTCTGAGGTGAAGGAAAACTATTTCATAGGGCACTTCCAAGGATGGAGTAAGCCCTCATAGTCTTCCGCCCAGAGGGAACCCCTAGTTCCTGCGGGCGGGGGCGTTCAGAGGGTGACACAACTGGTCCACGTGATTCCGTGGAAGGGTGCGTGGACCAATTCCGTTCTCGTGTTACCTGGTATTAGACTGGGATTGCCAGCGTTTGAATAGGTCGTTGTGCGCTTGCCACTTAAGCCTTCTCCCTCCGGGGATTGAAAGAAGGCATTCTATTCGGGGTTTTCTCAATATCCTCGGAGAAGAATCTCGAAAGCGCGGCGGATGGGGCTGTTTTCGAGTTTCCCATTATAAGTGCCTCTTGAGGCCGTTGATGGCGTTTCAGAAGTTTAGAATGCCCTATCTGAATCAATCTCTGAAGGGTCAATTCTTCTCTCTCAAGCGTTTCTGTGTATCTCTGCGAAGAATTTATGTTTGGGGCGGTTGTCGGTGTGGCCAAGCCATGGAGAAGACAGCAAAGTTAGAATATGGCCCTTTGGAAGTAGAGATCCATGCCTTAGACGACGAGGATTACCAGAAAGAAATCCTTGACCTCATTCAATTCATTGAGGAGAATCAGGATTCCTTAGAAGGTTTGGGTGGTGGTATTGAGGCTTCGGGAATGCCTGACTCCGAGAGTGATTCAATGTCTCTGGAAGAGTTTGGTGATGATGGGGGGGAGCAGGCGGAGGAAGTAGCAGATACGTCTGGGCCTCTCGGCGAAATTGCATCACGATTACGAGTCCCAGAAGCCAGATTGGAGGAATTCGTCTATGTAGACCCTGATGGGGGTGATTTCCCCGTCTTGTATCTTGATGAAGTCAGTAATATTAGTGAACGGAAAACTGATAGGCAGCGCATAGCATCTCTAATACTGCTGTACGTGTGGCATGAGTGCTATGATGAGTCGAGGGTCAAATCTTCATCTCTGAAGGACGCTCTGGAACTCTCCAACGTATCTTCCTCAGGTATGGGTAATATGTATCAGGGAGATGGTGACCGGTATTTCGATAGAAGTGGCAGGGGGCCATCAGCAACTGTCAGCCTGACCCCGCCTGGAAAAAGACAGGCGAGAAAGGTCCTGAAGCGCCTGATGGAAGAGGGTTCCAAGGAATTAGAGTGATTCACAGATCTTCGATGTATCCCTTTCTCTATTCGACCTTCGCTCCTCAGTGCTAGTCTCAGCGCGATGAATTCGATTCCATCTTTCTTGTTGCCCTGGGGAGAGGAATCGATGATAGCACCCCTCTCGCTCCTATCAGTGGATTTTCCCGCGCGAGCGCATGGACAATGAAATTGATTCGAGGAGAGTCCGAGTCTTCACGGCTATTGTACGCTAAGGTCTAAGCGCGCTCCGTTTCAAATCTAGGCTGAAGTGCCCGAAGGCGTTGAGGCGCGAGTGAAACCATGTTCAAATCAAAATCGGAGAATCGCGGGGAAATCGGTGTAAGGCGTAGTTTCCTTGCGAATCATCTCCGAGGAAATTCACCATGCCGCCTCCCGGATTTGAACCGGGGACAGCTCGATCTTCAGTCGAGTGCTCTCCCAGTCTGAGCTAAGGCGGCGCGCACTCCCGACTCTGTCGAAGTGACGCAAAAGGATTTCGAAGCAGGGCGATGGGACGGATCGACAGTTCAGTACCATGCTGGAGCGGAGAATTCGTCCTCGGATTCCTACCAGCTTCCCACAAATGCGCACTAACCTGTACCAATATGTACGGGGTTCCGAATGAACGCCTGGCACGTTGTCCGACTCAGCAACAACTGTTATAGCCCTCCGTCACAATGCCTAGCACAGTGTCACAGGTCGGTGGCTCTCGACACGCGATCGATCCGCCAACCATCGAGAGCACCTGCTCCGGGATCGCCTGCGAGGCGAACTCCATGCTCACCGTCCTCGTCGTTCTCGGCGCCCTCACGCTCGGGACCGTCGCGTTTCTCAGCTGCGTCCGCCGGGCCAGGAGCGCCGTCTCCTTCGAGCGGGAGCGTCTCCTCGACGAGTACGAGGCGTTCCTCGCGTTCGCGGATCGCGTGGCGAACATCCCGGTCGCACCCCGGCCCGACGGTGGTCGGCCGATGGGGCCACTGGTCTCGAAGGCGCCGGAAGACTCCGGCCTCGTCCAGGTCCGGGACGCCTACCGCGACACGGTGATGGACGTTCCACACTTCGATACCGACTACGACGAGTCGATGAAAGAGCACATGTCGACGGAGTTGAGTCCGGAACTCGCTTCCGCCGTCGTTGAGGGCTCGCAGTTCACGCCCGCGATACGCAATCCGCTCGTCGCCAGCGCAAAGAGTGCAGCGCACGACAGGCGCGTCCTCGCGGATCAACTCGACGACGAACGCTCCGACCTCGAAGACGCCGAGGATCGGCTCACCGATCTCTCCCAGCGCTTCGAAGTCACCGGGGGCGAGGGACTCGTCGATCGGACGTTCCCGGACCTCCAGGCGCGGTGGGACCGGCTGAACGGGCTGCAGGACGACTGTTCGGCGATGTTGGCCCGCCGGCAGGCCCAGCTCCGCGATCGCACGCCCTCCTCGGGAACGAGGCTCCAGTCCCCGACGGCTGTCAGTGATTACCTCTACGCCGATCTCGACGTCGACTTCCCGGTGCTGTCGGCAGGTACCAGACTCATGGAACGCATCGAGGAGGAGAAGCGCCAGACCGTCGAGGCGCTGACCGAGCGCCGTCGCTAACGGCTCGTCGAAACGGTTGTTTCTCTTCGCGCCCGGGAGCCGAACGCCCAGCGACGCCGTCGCAGCCAGAAACGACGCCTGCAGCGACTGTCCGGACGGGCCTTTTTTGGTGTCCCACTCCGTCCGGACGAGCATGCCCGATCTCGTTTCCATTGGCGTCGACGGTCTCGACTCCATCCTCAACGGGGGAATCACGGAGCACTCGACCGTGCTCGTTTCCGGCAATCCCGGTACCGGCAAGTCGATCCTCGGCCTGCAGTACCTCTACACTGGCGTGCAGAACGCCGACGAGGACGGCATCTACGTCACGTTCGAGGAAGACGCCGAAGACCTGCGTCTCGCCGCCGAGTCCATCGGCTTCGACCGCTGGGGCGAGTACGTCGACGACGGCTCGATCACCGTGCTCGACAAGAAGGAGATGCTGCGCGACCAGGAGTTCTCCCGGGCCGTCGAACTGCTGCTGGAGATCGTCCAGGAGGGCGGCTACGACCGCCTCGTCCTCGACTCGCTGACGATGTTCGAACTGTTCTTCGAGGACGAACACGAGCGCCGGGTCTACCTCCTGAAGTTCTCGGACATCCTCAAGGCCAACGACCTCACCTCCCTCCTGATCAGCGAGCAGGAGGCCGTCTTCCCCGAGACCGACCTCGACCTCGAGAACTTCCTCACCGACGGCAACGTCTACCTCATCCAGACGCCGACGGACAGCGGTGTCAGTCGGTACGTCTGGGTCTCGAAGATGCGAAAGCAGGACATCGACACCGACATCTTCCCGATGGAGATCGGCGACGGCGGCATCACCGTCCACGAGCAGGCCGGCGGCTTCTCGCTGGTCGATCGACAGGGCGGCACCTTCTGACGGTCGTCGGCGCCCGCCCGGGACCGCCACCCGCTGCGAATCGTCGCCACACGTAAGCCACCGGCTGCCGATGGAGTTGATATGCTCACTGTCTCGGTGCGCGACGTGATGGTCGAGGACGTGGCTACCATCCGGCCGGACGGGACGCTCCACGAGGCAGCGGACCGCATGGCAGCGCGCGACGTCGGCTCGCTGGTGGTCGTCGAGGACGACGAGGTCGTGGGAATCCTCACCCACTCCGACGTACTCCGACACATCGCGAGCGACGGCGATCCGACATCGGCCACCGTCGCTGCCTCCATGGGAAGCCCACCGATCACGATCGAGCCAACTGCGGACGCCGAGGACGCTGCAACCCTGCTCTCGACGGAGGACGTCAAGCGTCTCCCCGTCGTCGAGGACGGCGACCTCGTCGGCGTCGTCACCGTCACCGACCTCTCGTACGTCCTCCCCCAGATCGCACTCGGTCGCCCGGAAGGTCGCTCCCGACCAGCGACCCGCCCCGAGATGGCCTACGACGACGAGGAGTGGGCCGCCGACCTCCAGACGGGCGACGATCCGGACGTCGGCGACACCGTCCGGTTCACCAAGCGCATCAGCGAGGGCGACGTGGAGGACTTTGCCCGCGCTACCGGCGACACCAACCGGCTCCACCTCGACGACGGGTTCGCGATCGGCACGCGATTCGGCGAGCGGATCGTCCACGGCACGCTGGTCGCAGGCGTCATCAGCGCCGCACTCGCCCGGCTCCCGGGTCTCACCATCTACCTCTCGCAGGACCTCGGGTTTCGCGCACCCGTGCCGATCGGCGCGACGGTCACGGCGGCCTGTGAGATCACGGAGGCGCTCGGCGGCAACCGATACCGCGTCTCGACGACCGTCTACCACGAGAACGAGCCAGTCGTCGACGGGCAGGCGACGGTGCTGATCGACCAGCTACACGAGGCACCCGCGCTCGGCCGGGCTGCTGTCGGCGCGGACGACTGACCGTCGCCGGTACGGTCCGGTCGAGCGGAGCGACATCTCTCACTCAGGACCCTTCACTCAGGAACTCCTCAGTCAGAAACCCCTCAGCCAGGAGCCCTTCAGTTAGAAATCCTCTCAGTCGGATAGCCGCGTCACGTCGGCGCCGAGGTCGTACATCGCGTCGAAGAAGCCCGGGAAGGAGACGTCGACGTGCTCGGCGCCAGTGATCTCCGTCGTCCCATCGGCAACCAGCCCGGCAATCGCCAGCGACATGATCACGCGGTGGTCACCGCGGCCGTCGACGGTCGCGCCGACGAGGTCGGACTCGCCGCCGTGAACGTGGAGTTCGTCCTCGAGTTCGGTCACGCTCGCTCCGAGTTTCTCTAGCTCCTCGGCCATCGCGCTCACGCGATCGGTCTCCTTGTAGCGGACGTGCTCGGCGTCGACGATCTCGGTCGTCCCGTCGCCGATCGCGCCGAGCACCGCGATCGTCGGGAGCAGGTCCGGGGTGTCGGCGACGCCGACCTCGACGCCGGAGAGCCTGGACTGCTCGACGTCGATCGTCCCGGCGTCGCGATCCCAGCCGAGGTCCGCCCCCATCGATTCGAGGATATCGACGATAGCGCTGTCGCCCTGCGCGCTCGGCCGGGCGCCGGTCACGGTCAGTCCGTCTGGCGCCGCGACGGCACCGGCGGCCAGCAGGTACGACATCGAGGAGAAGTCACCCGGGACGGCGTAGCTCCCGCCGTCCGGATCGTATCGCTGTCCGCCCCGGACCTCGTACCCGCCGTCGACCTCGGCGGTCTCGACGCCGAAATCCGCCAGCACCTCGCGGGTCACGTCGACGTACGGCGCGGACTTGAGTTCGGTTTTGAGGTCGACGTCGACGCCCGACTCCGTGACTGCCCCGGCCATCAACAGGGCGGTCACGAACTGCGAGGAGACGTCGCCGGGGATCGACGCGGTCCCGCCAGCGATCGGGCCGCCGACCACGAGCGGTGCCTGGCCGTTCCCGCGGGTGCTTTCGGCCGTCCCCCCGAGTTGCTCGATCGCGTCGAGCAGCGGGCCGTGCGGGCGGGATCGGAGCGACGAGTCGCCGGTGAGCACCGTCTTCCCGTCCGCGAGCGCAGCCGCGGCCGTCACCAGCCGCATCGTCGTCCCGCTGTTCTCGCAGTCGATCACGTCGTCGGGCACGGCTGGTGTGCCGCCGAAGCCAGTCACCGAGAGGTCGCCGTTCGCCTTGCGCTCGACGGTGCCGCCGAACGCCTCCACGGCGCCGGCCGTGGCCTGCGTGTCGGCACTCCAGAGTGGGTCCTCGACGATCGCGCCGTCGGCGTAGCCCGCCGCGAGAATCGCGCGGTGGGTGTAGCTCTTCGACGGCGGCGCGCTCGCGGTGCCCTGCACGGACGAGGCGCCGATCTCGACGTTCATGGCTGAGGGGTCGACGGCGGTCGCTAAGAGCGTGGCGGTCGCGCCACGATTCGGAGGCTGTCCCCGAACATGGTCGACGGGTCCGGCGCGCCACAGATACTTGGTGGGCGAGTGAGAGGCACCGCACGTACCCATGTCAGCAAGCGGCTCGACGCTCGGCCAGATTGCAGGGAATCTCCTCGCAGCAGCGCTCATGATCGTCCTCGCCGTCCTCACCTTCTTCATCACGGTGTTCGTCGTCGACGCGGGTGCGAGCCTCGCCGGCTACGACGACAACGCCTTCGTCGTCCTCTCGGCGGCCGTGCTCGCTGGCTCGGCGATCATCGCCGGTGGCATCGCGCCCATCGGTGCCGTGGACGCGTCGGTATCGGTCGGTGGTTTCGGCGGCGAGGAGAAGCGCGATCCGCTGGAGTGAGGCGGCCTCACTCGACCTGACGTATCGATACGTTCGATTCCGGCGGTCGATCACACGGTTCGATAGGGACGTTTGATCGCACGGTTCGATCCTGGCGGTCGATCACACGGTTCGATAGGGACGTTTGATCGCACGGTTCGATCCTGGCGTTCGATCGCACGGTTCGGTTGTGACGTTCGATCACGCAACCCGATTGCTCTGAACGGTTCGCGGAGCGCTAGCGTTTTGCCACCCTCGCACGCAGATGGGAGCATGCGCAACTCCGCTCCGCTCGACGCTGCGCTCGCCGAGCACGACGCCGACGGTTACCTGATCGACGCGGACGCGACGGAGGCCGACCAGTACTACCTCGCCGGCTTCGGCGCGCCCGATCCCTTCCTCACCTGCTACACGCCCGATGGCGTCCACCTCCTCGTCTCCGAACTGGAGTACGGCCGTGCCAAA from Salinarchaeum sp. Harcht-Bsk1 includes these protein-coding regions:
- a CDS encoding ATPase domain-containing protein, which codes for MPDLVSIGVDGLDSILNGGITEHSTVLVSGNPGTGKSILGLQYLYTGVQNADEDGIYVTFEEDAEDLRLAAESIGFDRWGEYVDDGSITVLDKKEMLRDQEFSRAVELLLEIVQEGGYDRLVLDSLTMFELFFEDEHERRVYLLKFSDILKANDLTSLLISEQEAVFPETDLDLENFLTDGNVYLIQTPTDSGVSRYVWVSKMRKQDIDTDIFPMEIGDGGITVHEQAGGFSLVDRQGGTF
- a CDS encoding CBS domain-containing protein, which translates into the protein MLTVSVRDVMVEDVATIRPDGTLHEAADRMAARDVGSLVVVEDDEVVGILTHSDVLRHIASDGDPTSATVAASMGSPPITIEPTADAEDAATLLSTEDVKRLPVVEDGDLVGVVTVTDLSYVLPQIALGRPEGRSRPATRPEMAYDDEEWAADLQTGDDPDVGDTVRFTKRISEGDVEDFARATGDTNRLHLDDGFAIGTRFGERIVHGTLVAGVISAALARLPGLTIYLSQDLGFRAPVPIGATVTAACEITEALGGNRYRVSTTVYHENEPVVDGQATVLIDQLHEAPALGRAAVGADD
- the aroA gene encoding 3-phosphoshikimate 1-carboxyvinyltransferase, with protein sequence MNVEIGASSVQGTASAPPSKSYTHRAILAAGYADGAIVEDPLWSADTQATAGAVEAFGGTVERKANGDLSVTGFGGTPAVPDDVIDCENSGTTMRLVTAAAALADGKTVLTGDSSLRSRPHGPLLDAIEQLGGTAESTRGNGQAPLVVGGPIAGGTASIPGDVSSQFVTALLMAGAVTESGVDVDLKTELKSAPYVDVTREVLADFGVETAEVDGGYEVRGGQRYDPDGGSYAVPGDFSSMSYLLAAGAVAAPDGLTVTGARPSAQGDSAIVDILESMGADLGWDRDAGTIDVEQSRLSGVEVGVADTPDLLPTIAVLGAIGDGTTEIVDAEHVRYKETDRVSAMAEELEKLGASVTELEDELHVHGGESDLVGATVDGRGDHRVIMSLAIAGLVADGTTEITGAEHVDVSFPGFFDAMYDLGADVTRLSD